From Diprion similis isolate iyDipSimi1 chromosome 5, iyDipSimi1.1, whole genome shotgun sequence, the proteins below share one genomic window:
- the LOC124406385 gene encoding uncharacterized protein LOC124406385 codes for MDRKKGSRETRSSENERKSRPKKRKGVFNPNLAESESGSFSTSAKKLKDNIDMTVNESPNIEYRILNFWVVFAAISSLVKCKTCNGNITFETANARGLGFKVVVKCDSCADNLIPSSPFVAHSYEINRRFIFTMRVLGIGLAGAQKFCGLMDMPRFLTETTYSLILKSIYESVKTCADVIFKKAVREEIKDTPNAADEATPQLTVSGYGSWRKRGYTSLFGVTSVIGYYSGKVLDLVVKSVYCKMCESWKHKVNDAEYEEWYQTHGDNCSANHEGSSGKMEVDSIIEIFKRSIEKYNVLYSYYIGDGDSKTYTGLVNSHPYDDVEVIKKECIGHVQKRMGSRLRNIVKKNKKLGGKGQLTGKFIDKLTVYYGLAIRRHSASVHDMHEAIWATFDHYSSTDANPHHERCPTGEESWCSYQRAQARNEAFQHDYKPLPSNVLDAIRPVYNDLSKETLLERCVGGFDQNNNESFNQLIWKISPKIVSSGAVVVNLAAYIAAGLFNEGSKSLLFYLNSIGVSCGRNAHEYADKMDEARIALAERRAAESTREGRMLRRQYQISLLQAASSAEELLYGPGIDDSI; via the exons atggaTCGAAAAAAAGGTTCGCGTGAAACAAGAAGCAGtgaaaacgaacggaaatcgcGACCGAAGAAAAGGAAGGGAGTTTTTAACCCGAACCTGGCCGAATCGGAAAGTGGAAGTTTCAGCACGTCTGCGAAGAAACTGAAAGATAATATCGATATGACTGTGAATGAAAGTCCTAATATCGAATATCGTATTTTGAACTTTTGGGTTGTGTTTGCTGCTATTTCCAGTTTAGTGAAGTGCAAAACGTGTAATGGAAATATTACATTTGAAACGGCAAATGCAAGAGGATTAGGCTTCAAAGTCGTTGTGAAATGTGACTCATGCGCAGATAATTTGATACCATCTTCTCCTTTTGTGGCACATTCGTATGAAATAAATCGTCGATTTATATTCACTATGCGAGTTCTCGGTATAGGATTGGCTGGAGCACAAAAATTTTGCGGACTTATGGACATGCCAAGGTTTCTTACCGAGACTACATActcattaattttgaaaagtatttatGAGTCTGTGAAAACATGTGCAGatgtaatatttaaaaaagccGTACGAGAAGAAATTAAAGATACACCTAATGCAGCAGATGAAGCAACTCCTCAATTGACAGTTTCCGGATATGGATCGTGGAGGAAGCGAGGATATACATCGTTGTTCGGAGTTACATCGGTCATAGGCTACTACAGTGGAAAAGTGCTTGATCTTGTGGTAAAAAGTGTGTATTGTAAAATGTGTGAATCGTGGAAACATAAAGTAAACGATGCGGAATACGAAGAATGGTACCAAACACACGGAGATAATTGCAGTGCAAATCACGAAGGCTCCTCGGGAAAAATGGAGGTGGACTCTATTATCGAAATCTTCAAGCGttcaatagaaaaatataatgtcCTCTACAGTTACTATATTGGAGACGGCGATTCAAAAACGTACACTGGGCTAGTAAATTCTCATCCTTACGACGACgtagaagttataaaaaaagaatgcaTCGGACACGTGCAAAAGCGTATGGGATCCCGCCTTCGtaatatagtaaaaaaaaacaaaaagcttGGTGGTAAAGGACAGCTGACAGGGAAATTTATTGACAAGCTCACTGTGTACTATGGACTTGCTATTCGACGCCATTCTGCTTCTGTTCACGATATGCATGAGGCAATATGGGCGACCTTCGATCATTATAGTTCAACCGATGCAAATCCACACCATGAGAGATGTCCAACCGGTGAAGAATCGTGGTGTTCGTATCAACGAGCTCAGGCGAGAAACGAGGCTTTCCAACATGATTACAAACCACTTCCATCAAATGTATTGGATGCCATCAGACCTGTATACAACGATCTGAGTAAGGAAACTTTACTCGAAAGATGCGTCGGTGGCTTCGATCAAAATAACAACGAAAGCTTCAACCAACTTATTTGGAAAATCAGCCCGAAAATCGTCTCGAGTGGAGCAGTCGTTGTGAATTTAGCAGCTTATATAGCCGCTGGACTATTCAACGAAGGTTCAAAATcactattattttatttgaactcAATCGGAGTGAGCTGTGGACGAAACGCGCACGAATACGCCGATAAAATGGACGAAGCACGGATCGCGCTGGCAGAAAGACGTGCGGCCGAGAGCACTCGTGAAGGAAGAATGCTACGAAGACAGTATCAGATTTCCCTGTTGCAAGCGGCATCGTCGGCGGAAGAACTTCTGTATGGACCCGGAATAGATGACTCTAT atga
- the LOC124406384 gene encoding jerky protein homolog-like, whose product MPGKRKKVVVSVAKKLEAIRRLDKGEIIRNVAADYGVGETTVGDWRRNRSHLEQCATISGDAMTSRKTIKPAEYNKVDKGLFLWFTQMREKGLPVSGPILQAKAMMLAKQFPDESETFTASCGWLDRWKKRHGIHQLSICGEKLSADEGGLTKFKNEFEKLVAEEGYSRDQIYNCDETGLNFRMMPSKTLASREEAVAPGYKKNKERVSILACSNASGTHKLPLMCIGKSVKPRAIKHIKPEAFPVYYAHQKNAWMSRDLFQKWFLEQFIPLVAKFLKKNGLPRKAILLLDNAPSHPNESILRSEDIIVKFFPPNVTSIGQPMDQGVLETFKRHYRRLLLQEILEKSSAGSTLKDCLRAINIKSVIYWSAQAWDAVQRLTLKRSWAKILSSTDQSDQIADDVDLHSIMKQIPGCEDVDRNNTDEWIHDDDCEQERTDDEIGHLVNSAEENADDIEDSETAETPQVSHEEGLNALEIALKYVEEQPESS is encoded by the exons ATGccgggaaaaaggaaaaaagtcgTAGTGAGTGTGGCGAAGAAGTTGGAAGCAATACGAAGATTAGATAAAGGAGAAATTATTCGGAATGTCGCGGCCGATTATGGTGTTGGAGAAACCACTGTGGGCGATTGGCGTCGAAATCGATCTCATTTGGAACAATGCGCGACAATATCTGGCGACGCGATGACAAGTCGTAAAACGATAAAACCCGCAGAGTATAATAAAGTTGACAAAGGTTTATTCCTATGGTTTACTCAAATGAGAGAAAAGGGATTGCCAGTCTCAG GACCCATTTTACAGGCAAAGGCTATGATGCTTGCAAAACAGTTTCCCGATGAAAGTGAGACTTTTACAGCAAGTTGTGGTTGGCTGGATAGATGGAAGAAAAGACACGGTATTCATCAGTTAAGTATCTGTGGCGAAAAATTGTCAGCTGATGAAGGTGGAttgacaaagtttaaaaacgaatttgagaaacTTGTAGCGGAAGAAGGATACTCGCGAGATCAAATTTATAACTGCGATGAGACTGGCTTAAATTTTAGAATGATGCCTTCTAAGACATTGGCTTCACGAGAAGAAGCGGTGGCTCCAGGGtacaaaaagaataaagaaagggTTAGCATTTTAGCATGCAGTAATGCGTCCGGAACACACAAACTTCCGCTAATGTGTATCGGGAAATCGGTTAAGCCCAGAGCGATTAAACACATCAAACCTGAAGCTTTCCCTGTGTACTACGCACATCAGAAGAATGCTTGGATGAGTCGCGATCTTTTCCAGAAATGGTTTTTAGAACAATTCATTCCTCtggttgcaaaatttttgaaaaaaaatggtcttcCTAGAAAAGCGATTTTGTTACTCGACAACGCTCCATCGCACCCAAACGAGTCGATTCTGAGAAGTGAAGACAtcattgtcaaattttttccaccgaaTGTGACCTCCATTGGACAACCAATGGATCAAGGCGTACTCGAGACGTTCAAACGTCATTACAGACGTCTTTTACTGCAAGAAATTTTAGAGAAAAGTAGCGCCGGAAGTACCCTCAAAGACTGTTTACgtgcaataaatataaaaagtgtCATTTACTGGTCAGCTCAAGCTTGGGATGCTGTCCAAAGGCTCACGCTGAAGAGGTCATGGGCAAAAATCTTGTCTTCTACTGACCAAAGTGATCAAATTGCGGACGATGTCGATCTACATAGCATCATGAAGCAAATCCCTGGTTGCGAAGACGTGGATAGAAACAATACTGATGAATGGATTCATGATGACGATTGTGAACAAGAACGCACTGACGATGAAATCGGCCATCTTGTGAATTCTGCAGAAGAAAACGCGGATGATATTGAAGACAGCGAAACGGCAGAAACTCCACAAGTCAGCCACGAAGAAGGATTAAATGCGCTTGAAATAGCTCTTAAATATGTTGAGGAACAACCGGAAAGTAGCTAG
- the LOC124406386 gene encoding uncharacterized protein LOC124406386, protein MKEEKKFSVSGDGTWKKRGFKSLYGVTTLIGYYSGKVVDLVVKSSYCQGCTFWKNKTHTKEYEEWFEDHEENCLKNHEGSAGKMEVDSMIEIFSRSEEKFGVRYGNYIGDGNSKTFKAILELSPYGDELTVVKSECIGHVEKRMGPRLRNVRKEKKLSGRGKLTDKVVKKLTKYYGLSIQRNVNSVENMKKRDYGYFPKLEDLSPLLHKSIQKHLLPIYQDLSRDDLLKRCLGGHTQNANESSNLTIWRLAPKHLHSGLKIVEISAYIAAGIFNDGFSSILRIMNALDIVVGTNCRVFAETSDEARIVR, encoded by the coding sequence atgaaagaggagaaaaaattctcagtcTCTGGTGACGGTACGTGGAAAAAGCGTGGGTTCAAGTCACTGTATGGTGTAACTACGCTCATCGGCTACTACTCTGGTAAAGTGGTCGATTTAGTTGTGAAAAGCAGTTACTGCCAAGGCTGTACGTTCTGGAAAAATAAGACTCATACGAAAGAATATGAGGAATGGTTCGAAGATCACGAAGAAAATTGCTTGAAGAATCACGAGGGCTCCGCGGGAAAAATGGAGGTTGATTCTAtgatagaaatattttccagATCTGAAGAGAAATTTGGCGTAAGGTATGGCAATTATATAGGTGATGGgaattcaaaaacttttaaGGCCATTCTAGAACTAAGTCCTTATGGTGACGAGTTAACTGTTGTAAAAAGTGAATGCATTGGCCACGTAGAGAAAAGAATGGGCCCCAGACTCCGAAacgtgagaaaagaaaaaaaactttccggAAGAGGCAAGTTAACGGATAAAGTTGTCAAAAAACTCACGAAATATTATGGTTTGAGCATTCAAAGAAATGTAAATagtgttgaaaatatgaaaaaaagagattaCGGCTACTTTCCAAAATTGGAAGATCTTTCACCCTTACTTCACAAAAGTATCCAAAAGCATCTCCTGCCAATTTATCAAGATTTGTCCAGAGATGATTTGTTAAAAAGGTGCTTGGGAGGCCATACCCAAAATGCAAACGAAAGCTCCAACTTGACGATCTGGCGATTGGCTCCAAAACATTTGCATTCTGgcttaaaaattgttgaaatttcggCCTACATCGCTGCTGGTATATTCAATGATGGCTTCTCTTCGATCTTAAGGATTATGAATGCGTTGGACATAGTTGTTGGCACCAACTGCAGAGTTTTCGCCGAAACCTCGGATGAGGCGCGAATTGTACGGTAA